The DNA sequence CAAAGGCGTTTGCGCGCATCGCCTGGCCGAAATCCGTACCCTGCAGGCGGCAGAAAGCCTCTATCATGGCCCTTTCCACCATGCTGGTGCCCAGGCCCCACAGGAGGGGCGCGAAGCCGCGTTCGGTGCCCCAGGACTTCTGTGCCTCGTACAGCTTCCGCCATATGGCGAACGGATCGGACGCAGGGCCGATGGTCAGCGCGGCGTCGCTGGCGTGCCGGATGACGGCGATCATGTCCCCCACTTCTTCCTCGAGGGACGTCTCTGGATTCTTTGTGAACCATTTCGGGGGAAGATGGTCGGCGGCGTATCCCTTTCCGGTCCGGCCGTCTACTTCGAGTTCCATGCCGAGTACCAGGTGCGGCACGGCCGTCATGGTCGATATACCGAATTTGAAGGGCATGCGCGTGCGCATGTTCTGGATGCGAAGGTCGATTTCTTTGATCTGGATCATTCTGTTCTCTCTACGTCCTTTGATTCTGTCGAGCTCGCACCGCTGACTCGAGCCGCGCGTGCGGCGACCTGATCATCGGACCAGGCCAACTTGGAAGCCTATTGATAAAAGCCGATGAATCTGCTGTCAAGGACAGTGTCATATTGTAACCCTGCTGGAATGGGGATATATTGTCTCGTAGGGGAATGGGACCAGGAGGTCCGAATCGAGATCCACTGTTAAAGGAAGCTGTTTTGACCGTACCCCCGGCAATCTGGGAGATACCCGAGCCGCTGTCCACTGACCGCGTCAAGGTGGACGACGACGCCGTCATCGTCCTGAGACGCCACGGGAATCCAGCAGGCCCCCGGCTTGTCCTGAGTCACGGAAATGGCCTCGCAATAGACCTCTACTACCCGTTCTGGTCACTACTGGCCGCCGGTTTCGACCTCGTGGTCTATGATCTCAGGAACCACGGATGGAACGAAGTCGGAGCCCTGGAGAACCATCGTTTCGATGCTTTTTCCCGCGACCACGACAGCGTCTTCGTTGCGATCGAACGGCTTTACGGCGTGAAACCCACGGTGGGCGTCTTCCACTCCATTTCTGCCCTGGCCGCCATGCACCTGCCATCGAGAGGCAGCCACTACTCCGCAATGGTGCTGTTCACGCCGCCGCTGTGCAACAAGGGCCCGAGATACGGGGAGTTCGAGCAGCGGGCGGTGCGAACGGGAAACATGCTCAGCGTGAGGGAGCCGTGGTTTCGGGCCCGGGAAGAACTCGCCGAGCTACATGCCAACCTGCATTACTTCCAGCACGCTGTGCCGGGTGTTTTCGATCTCGTTGCCAGGACGACCCTCAGGGCGTCAGGGACGGGACAGGGTTACGAGCTCCGATGCCCGCGCGAGTACGAAGCGCAGATCTGGTATGAAGCCTCTCAACCTGCGGTGTCTGTGGACTTCGCCTCCCTGCGGTGTCCCATCCGGATCGTCGGATCGGACCCCGCCCTGGATCCGAACCGTCCGAAGTTTGACTACAGCGCCGCCGCAGGCGTCGACTATGAGTTCGTGCCCGGAACGACACACTTTCTGCAGCTCGAGAAACCGGAGGAGTGCGCGGCGGTGATGCTGGACTTCCTGAGCCGGCAGGGCTTTGTCGAGAGCCCGTGATTGTCAGCTCTTGCTCTTGATCAGCCCGTTCAGCAGGGCCACGACGACCGAAATGATAAGCGACGCGATCAGGGCGTCCCAGTAGCCGCCCACGTCGAACCCGTTGACGAGCCAGGCGGCCACGTACAGCATGGCCGCGTTGATGACGAGGAGAAAGAGACCCAGCGTGAGCATGCTGATGGGCAGGGTCAGGAGGACGATGACGGGCCGCACGATCGTATTGATGAGGGCCAGGACGACGGCCGCGATGATTGCGGTGGTTACCGAATCGACCTGGATGCCGCTGTACACGTTGGTCACCAGCAGTATGGCCAGGGTCGTCAGGATCATTTTCAGGATCATGGTTATCTTCCCGTGTGGCCGTATCCGCCTGCGCCGCGACCGGTTTCATCGAGGCGGTCGACCTCTTCGAAGACGACGAATGGTACGGTGGCGATGACGAGCTGGGCGATTCTTTCCCGGTCGCTTACGCTGTACGGCAGATCACCGAAATTGAAGAGAATCACCTTGATCTCTCCGCGGTAGTCCGAATCGATCGTGCCCGGGCTGTTCAGCACCCCGATCTTGTGATTGAGCGCCAGGCCGCTCCGGGGGCGTACCTGCCCTTCGTATCCCGGGGGCAGTGCGATGGCGTATCCCGTCCCGATCAGTTCGAGCTGTTTCGGCGCGATTTCCACCGGCTCGTCGACACAGGCGTACAGGTCGAGCCCCGCGGATCCGGGCGTCATCCTTCGCGGCGCCGGATGCACTCTGTCCGGCCGGGTCGAGGCGATGGGTATGACGACGGGCGTGCTCATGGGACGCTCACAGGGCGATTTCGCTTTCCGACAGGGGACCGACGGCCGTCAGGTACGTGTTTTCCGGCGAGAAAATGGTCTCGGCCAGTTCGGCGATATCTGACGTGGTCACTTCATCCAGCTTCCTTACGATCTCGTCCACGCTGGTACAGGTGTTCTCGTAGATTTCCGCCCTCGCAAGCCGGTTCATCACGCTGCCGGACTCCTCCAGCGACAGGTACAGGCTGCCGGTCAGCTGGGACCGCGTATCCCGGAGCTCTTCCTCCGGCACGGGTTGCTCGCACAGCACCCGGCACTCCTGCCGGATCAGGTCGACCGTACGTTGCGCGTCCTTCGGGTCCACGCCGGCGCTGATGCAGATCTGGCCGGTATCCCGGTAGAAATCCAGGTCCGAGTAGATCGAATAGGCCAACCCGGCCTCTTCGCGGATCTTCTGAAAAAGGCGCGAGGTCATCCCGCCACCCAGCAGGGCGTTCAGCAGGAACAGGGCGTACTTCGACGGATGGCCGTACGGCAGGGCGACGCCCCCCAGGCAGAGGTGTACCTGGGCGATGTCCTTGTTCAGCACCCGCTTCTTGTGCCGCTTACTGCGTCGCGTCGCATCGAGACCCACGTCCGCGGCGTCGACGTCCGCGTCGACATCCGTACCCGCATGCTGCCTCTCCCCGGAGAAATCGTACTGTTCCCGCACGAGATCGACCAGGGCCTCGTGGTCCACGCTGCCCGCCGCGATGACGTATGTACAGTCGTTCCGGTAACGGGCTGCAAGGTACGCAACGAGGTGGTTTCGCGTGAAGGACGTGACGGACGGCGCGTTGCCCAGGATCGGCCGGCTCAGGGGATGGGGCTGCCAGATCAGGTTGGCGTAAAGCTCGCTGACCAGGTCTTCCGGGTTGTCTTCGAGGCCGTGTATCTCCTCGATGACCACCATCTTTTCCTTCTCGATCTCATGGGGGTCGAACTTCGAGGACTGCAGCAGGTCGCCGATCACGTCCACGGCGACGGGCAGGTGGCTGTCCATCACCCGGGCGAAGTAGCAGTTGAGTTCCCGGCCGGTAAAGGCGTTGAGGTATCCGCCGAGGCTTTCGATGCTCTGGGCGATCTGGAACGCGCTGCGCTTCTCGGTGCCCTTGAACACGGCGTGTTCGAGAAAGTGGGCGATTCCGGGCTTCTCCGCGGGTTCGAACCGCGTGCCGGACCACACCCAGACGCCCATCGTCACGGAACGGACGTGCGGCATGTGCTCCGTAACCACCCGGATGCCGTTGGGAAGCACGGTTTTTCTGGTACGGTCGGTGGATTCAGGCAAGGGAGGATCGTACAGGTAAGACCGCCGCCATGGCGCCCGGAAGGGACGATTCCCACGGCGGCGATGTTCGGATCATACTGGCGGTTAGCTTCGTTCGCTCCGGTCAGTTCGCGGCGAGCACCTGCTTCCGGCTCAGCTTGACTTTGCCCTGATCATCGATATTGATGATCTTCACGGTCACCTCGTCGCCTTCGTTGGTCACGTCCCGCATGGAATTCGTCCGGTGGTTCTCCCATTCGGAAATGTGCACCAGGCCGTCCTTGCCGGGAAGGATCTCCACAAAGGCGCCGAAATCCACGATCCGCTTGACGGTGCCCTGGTAGACCTTGCCGATCTCGGGCTCCTCCGTCATGCTTTCGATGATCTGCTTGGCCTTCTCGCCGGCAGCCGCGTCGACGGCGGCGATCGTGATCGTCCCGTCGTTCTCGATGTTGATCTGGGCGCCTGTCTCCTCCTGGATGCCGCGCACCACCTTGCCTCCCGGACCGATCACGGAACCGATCTGATCCTGCTTGACCTGTACGGTCAGGATGCGGGGGGCGTAATCGGAGAGTTGCGTCCGCGTCTCGGCGATGGTCTCGGCCATCTTGTCCAGGATGAATATCCGCGCCGTCTTGGCCCGGGCGAAGGACTCGCGGAGAATCTCCTCGTCGACCGCCATGACCTTGACGTCGAGCTGCACGGAAGTGATACCCTCGCGCGTGCCGGCCACCTTGAAATCCATGCCGCCGAGGTGGTCCTCCACGCCCTGGATGTCGGTCAGGTACTGGGGCTTGGGGTCGTCCGGGATCAGGCCGATGTTCACCCCGGCGACGGGGCTCTTGATGGGTACGCCCGCGTCCATCAGGGACAGGGTCGCGCCGCAGACGGTGGCCATGGACGACGAACTGTTGGATTCCAGGATTTCGGAGACGATGCGGATGGTATAGGGGAACGCGTCCTCCGACGGGATCACGGGTGCGATGGCGTGTTCCGCCAGCGAACCGTGGCCGATGTCGCGCGGCCGGGGTCCCCGGGCCATGCGCACTTCCCCGACGCTGTACGGCGGGAAATTATAGTGCAGCATGAAGGACTTCAGCGAATCGCCTTCGAGATCGTCCTGCTTCATCTCGTCCATCTTGGATCCCAGGGTCGTCACGGTCAGGCTCTGCGTTTCGCCACGGGTAAAGAGCGCCGATCCGTGGGTCCTCGGCAGCACGCCGACTTCCGACCAGATGGGCCGGATATCGTCCATGCCCCGGCCGTCGACGCGCACGCCTTCGTTCTTGATCATGTCATGCATGTCGGCGCTCTGCACGTCCCGCACCAGGTCGCGAATGATGTTCTCGCTGTCCGGATAGGCTTCCGCCAGCTCTTCGACGGCCAGGTCGGCCGCGCGGCCGAAACAGTCTCCGCGCGCCTTCTTCTCCCGGGTCCGGTTGCCCTCTTGCACGAGGGGAAGGGCGATCTCGCGCACCTTGTCGGCGAGCTCGGCATCCGTCTTGGGCGAATCGTACGACCGCCGCTCCGGCGCGCCGACCATCTGGCGAAGCTCCTCGATCTTCTCGATAACCGCCTTGATGTTCTCGTGGCAGAGCAGGATCGCATCGGTCAGGTCGTCTTCCGAGATCTCGTGGGCGCTGCCTTCCAGCGACATGATGTGGTCCGGCGTGCCGGTCACCACGAAATCCAGGTCGCTGTCCTCCAGGTCGCTGTAGGTCGGATTGACGACGAATTCGCCCTCGACCCGTCCCATGCGGATGGCGGCCAGCGGCGCCTTGACGGGAATGTCCGAGATATGCAGGGCCGCGGCAGCGCCGATGACGCCCAGGATGTCGTGGTCGTTTTCCATGTCCGTCGACAGCACGATAATGGAAACCTGCGTCTCGTAGAAGTAGTCCTTGGGGAATAGGGGACGGATGGCATGATCGACCTGCCGACCGCTCAGGATCTCTTTCTCCGAAGGAGGTCCTTCTCTGCGAAGCCGGGCGCCGGGAATGCGTCCCGCCGCGTACATCCGCTCGCGGTAGTCTACCATCAACGGAAGGTAGTCGCGCCCTTCCACGTACTTGCTTTCTGAAACGACGTTGGCCAGAATCACACTCTCGCCATACTGCACCCATACGGATGAATCCGCCTGCTTGGCGACCTTACCGGTTTCGAGGGACAGCGTCCTGCCAGCCAGTTCAAGTTCTACACGATGAGCCATAATACTTGGTCTTCTCCTTAAATCGTCGACAGATGGCGGTCTGTGCCGCCACCAGTGGGTCGTACATCATCAATGGAACATACTTCATCAGTAAATCTTACTTCATCGGGTCCTGTCCGTCTATCCGCGGATACCCAGATCCTTGATCAGTTTTCGATACCGATCCAGGTCATTCTTGCGCAGGTAGGAAAGCAGCCGGCGCCGGCGGCCAACGATCTTGAGCAGGCCGCGCAACGAATGGTGGTCTTTCTTGTGGACTTTGAAATGCTCCGTCAGCTCGGTGATCCGGGCGGTCATGAGGGCGATTTGCGCCTCGGGCGATCCCGTATCCTTCTCGTGACGTCCGTGATCGGCAAGGATCTGCTCTTTCTGTTCTTTCTCAATGCTCACTAACGATCTCCTTGAATGGATTGACTGTGACCGGTTCCCTGGTGGCCCGGGGGCGCCACGGGCGCCGCCCGTTTCGATCACGCTTTCAACATGTTGTACGTCGTATATACGTCCTTTGAAATCTGGTCTTTGAGCGCTTCGACGGTCTCGAACCTCTTCTCGTCCCGGATACGCTCGACGAATTCCACCCGGATGGACTGGTTGTAAAGGTCCCCTTCGAAATCCAGGATGTGCACCTCGCAGTGTTCGACCTCCTGGCCGAAAGTGGGCCGGACGCCGATGTTCATCACGCCGTTGAGCACCCTCTCTCCCAGGCCCACGCGAACCGCGTATACCCCCCGCCTGGGGATCAGGGTGTCGGGATCGTGCGGTTCCAGGTTTGCGGTGGGAAACCGCAAGGCGCTCCCTCGTCCGTCCCCGCGGATCACGGTGCCGGTGATCGAGTAGGGATGGCCGAGCAGTCGCTCGGCGTCGTGGATTTCTCCTTCTGACAGGACAGCTCGGATCCGGCTGCTGTTTACCGGGCTCCCCTCCACCTGAATCGGTTGTACGACATGGACCGCAAAACCGTATCGCGCGCTCAGCCGGTCCAGCAGCAACCGGTCTCCCCGTCCGTGTCTTCCGAAATTGTGGCTGTAGCCTACGACGATCTCCCGTATATCCAGTGTGTCTACATACGACGCTTTAACGTAGGATTCCGCCTCGATCCGGGCAAACGCGTCCGTAAAGGGGATGACGAGCACGGTATCGATTTCGAATTGCGACAAAAGCTCCAGTTTCCGGTCCGTCGGCGTCAGAATCGGCAGTGACGGTTTTCTGCCGACGACCAGTTGCGGATGTGGATCGAAGGTCACGACCATGCAGGGAGCGCGCAGGGCTTCCGACCGGTCTATCGCCCGCTCGATGATTACGCCGTGCCCCAGGTGGACCCCGTCGAAGTTGCCGACGGCGATTACGGCCCGGGGATAGCGGGTTGCGGCTTCCTCAACGGAGCGAAGGACCTTCATCGGCCTTCGTCGTCTCCCTGGTCCGCCTGTATCCGGTCCGCCGGCACATGGTCCGCCTTTACTTGGTCCGCCTGGCTACCGGATTCGTTGTCCGTGGTTTCTATGCTCCTCATGACATTGGAAATACGCTGTGCGTAGTCGAACGACTCGTCGTACCGGAAGAGCAGTTCCGGAATGTGCCTCAGCTTGATCCTCCGGCCGAGCTGCGTCCGTATATACCCCTTCGCCCGTTCGAGTCCCTCCAGACTCGCTTTCTGATCCTCCTGCGTACCGAGCACGCTGAAATAGACCCGCGCGTGCCTAAGGTCGACCGAAACGTCCACGGAGGTCACCGTCACGAATCCGATTCGGGGGTCCTTCATCTCGTGCTGAATGATCTGGCTGACTTCCTGTTTGACCAGGTCAGCCACCCGTGCCGTTCGACGGTGTGCCATTTACCGCTCCTGGGCCCCTAGTACCACTCGAATGTGTGATCCAGTACCAGCAGCCTGGGTTCCGCCTGGACCAGATTCAGCACCTGCCGCAGCGTCCGGTCGACGTAACCTTTCTCTTCTGAAACCATCGCGAGTCCCAGGGTGGCCCGCTGCCAGAGCGACTGGTGCTCCACCTCGGCGACCGACACGTTGAATCGATTTCGGATCCGGTCCTTCAGCCCCTTGATCACCTGCCTCTTGGCCTTCAGCGAGCGGCTCTCGGGCAGAAACAGGTCGATTCGGCACAGCCCTACGATCATGATTCAATCAACGCGTCTGCAGTTGCCGGGCGACTTCCCGGGTCTCGTAAACCTCGATGGTATCGTCCTGCTTGATGTCCTGGAACCCGTCGACGGTCAGCCCGCATTCGAATCCGGATTGAACTTCGCGAACGTCCTCCTTGAACCGGCGCAGCGATCCGACCGTACTCTCGTAGACGACGATTCCGTCGCGAATGAGCCGGATGTTGGCGTTTCGGGTCACGTTGCCGGACTGGACGTAGCAGCCCGCGATCGTTCCCACGCGCGGCGCCCTGAAAATCTCTCTCACTTCCACTACGCCCACGACCTGTTCTTCGATATCCGGTTTCAACATGCCTTCCAGGGCGTCCGTGACGTCCTGGATGACACGATAGATGATGTCGTACAGGCGTATGTCGACTTTCTCCCGCTCGGCCAGCGCCCTCGCCTGGGCGTTGGGCCGTACGTGAAATCCGATGATGATGGCGTTGGACGCCGTGGCGAGCAGGACGTCGGATTCGTTGATGGCCCCGATGCCGGTGTGGATGATCCGTATCTTGACCTCGTCGTTCTCGAGGCGCAGCAGCGAATCGCTCAACGCTTCCACGGAACCGCCCACGTCGCCCTTGACGATGACGGGCAGTTCCTGGATCTCGCCTTCCTTGATCTGGTCGTATATGTCTTCCAGGGTGATCGGCCTGGCCTGGCGGAACTCGTGCTCCCTGCGCATCTGCCGGCGCCGGTTGCCGATTTCTCTCGCCAGCGATTCCGATTCCACGACGGCGAAGGAGTCGCCGACCTGGGGCATGCCCGAGAATCCCATGATCTGAACGGGTACCGACGGTCCCGCGTCCCCGATCCGCGCGCCTCTTTCGTTGAGCAGCGCCCTGACCCGGCCGCTGAACTGGCCCGCCACGAAAGCGTCGCCGACGCGCAGCGTGCCCTGCTGGATGAGGACGGTGGCGAGCGTTCCGCGGCCGCGGTCCAGTTCCGCCTCCACGACCACGCCCTGCGCCCGCCTGTCGG is a window from the Gemmatimonadota bacterium genome containing:
- a CDS encoding DUF503 domain-containing protein, coding for MIVGLCRIDLFLPESRSLKAKRQVIKGLKDRIRNRFNVSVAEVEHQSLWQRATLGLAMVSEEKGYVDRTLRQVLNLVQAEPRLLVLDHTFEWY
- a CDS encoding bifunctional riboflavin kinase/FAD synthetase, which produces MKVLRSVEEAATRYPRAVIAVGNFDGVHLGHGVIIERAIDRSEALRAPCMVVTFDPHPQLVVGRKPSLPILTPTDRKLELLSQFEIDTVLVIPFTDAFARIEAESYVKASYVDTLDIREIVVGYSHNFGRHGRGDRLLLDRLSARYGFAVHVVQPIQVEGSPVNSSRIRAVLSEGEIHDAERLLGHPYSITGTVIRGDGRGSALRFPTANLEPHDPDTLIPRRGVYAVRVGLGERVLNGVMNIGVRPTFGQEVEHCEVHILDFEGDLYNQSIRVEFVERIRDEKRFETVEALKDQISKDVYTTYNMLKA
- the rbfA gene encoding 30S ribosome-binding factor RbfA, encoding MAHRRTARVADLVKQEVSQIIQHEMKDPRIGFVTVTSVDVSVDLRHARVYFSVLGTQEDQKASLEGLERAKGYIRTQLGRRIKLRHIPELLFRYDESFDYAQRISNVMRSIETTDNESGSQADQVKADHVPADRIQADQGDDEGR
- the rpsO gene encoding 30S ribosomal protein S15, giving the protein MSIEKEQKEQILADHGRHEKDTGSPEAQIALMTARITELTEHFKVHKKDHHSLRGLLKIVGRRRRLLSYLRKNDLDRYRKLIKDLGIRG
- the pnp gene encoding polyribonucleotide nucleotidyltransferase; its protein translation is MAHRVELELAGRTLSLETGKVAKQADSSVWVQYGESVILANVVSESKYVEGRDYLPLMVDYRERMYAAGRIPGARLRREGPPSEKEILSGRQVDHAIRPLFPKDYFYETQVSIIVLSTDMENDHDILGVIGAAAALHISDIPVKAPLAAIRMGRVEGEFVVNPTYSDLEDSDLDFVVTGTPDHIMSLEGSAHEISEDDLTDAILLCHENIKAVIEKIEELRQMVGAPERRSYDSPKTDAELADKVREIALPLVQEGNRTREKKARGDCFGRAADLAVEELAEAYPDSENIIRDLVRDVQSADMHDMIKNEGVRVDGRGMDDIRPIWSEVGVLPRTHGSALFTRGETQSLTVTTLGSKMDEMKQDDLEGDSLKSFMLHYNFPPYSVGEVRMARGPRPRDIGHGSLAEHAIAPVIPSEDAFPYTIRIVSEILESNSSSSMATVCGATLSLMDAGVPIKSPVAGVNIGLIPDDPKPQYLTDIQGVEDHLGGMDFKVAGTREGITSVQLDVKVMAVDEEILRESFARAKTARIFILDKMAETIAETRTQLSDYAPRILTVQVKQDQIGSVIGPGGKVVRGIQEETGAQINIENDGTITIAAVDAAAGEKAKQIIESMTEEPEIGKVYQGTVKRIVDFGAFVEILPGKDGLVHISEWENHRTNSMRDVTNEGDEVTVKIINIDDQGKVKLSRKQVLAAN
- a CDS encoding insulinase family protein, which encodes MPESTDRTRKTVLPNGIRVVTEHMPHVRSVTMGVWVWSGTRFEPAEKPGIAHFLEHAVFKGTEKRSAFQIAQSIESLGGYLNAFTGRELNCYFARVMDSHLPVAVDVIGDLLQSSKFDPHEIEKEKMVVIEEIHGLEDNPEDLVSELYANLIWQPHPLSRPILGNAPSVTSFTRNHLVAYLAARYRNDCTYVIAAGSVDHEALVDLVREQYDFSGERQHAGTDVDADVDAADVGLDATRRSKRHKKRVLNKDIAQVHLCLGGVALPYGHPSKYALFLLNALLGGGMTSRLFQKIREEAGLAYSIYSDLDFYRDTGQICISAGVDPKDAQRTVDLIRQECRVLCEQPVPEEELRDTRSQLTGSLYLSLEESGSVMNRLARAEIYENTCTSVDEIVRKLDEVTTSDIAELAETIFSPENTYLTAVGPLSESEIAL
- a CDS encoding phage holin family protein gives rise to the protein MTMILKMILTTLAILLVTNVYSGIQVDSVTTAIIAAVVLALINTIVRPVIVLLTLPISMLTLGLFLLVINAAMLYVAAWLVNGFDVGGYWDALIASLIISVVVALLNGLIKSKS
- a CDS encoding alpha/beta hydrolase, whose amino-acid sequence is MSRRGMGPGGPNRDPLLKEAVLTVPPAIWEIPEPLSTDRVKVDDDAVIVLRRHGNPAGPRLVLSHGNGLAIDLYYPFWSLLAAGFDLVVYDLRNHGWNEVGALENHRFDAFSRDHDSVFVAIERLYGVKPTVGVFHSISALAAMHLPSRGSHYSAMVLFTPPLCNKGPRYGEFEQRAVRTGNMLSVREPWFRAREELAELHANLHYFQHAVPGVFDLVARTTLRASGTGQGYELRCPREYEAQIWYEASQPAVSVDFASLRCPIRIVGSDPALDPNRPKFDYSAAAGVDYEFVPGTTHFLQLEKPEECAAVMLDFLSRQGFVESP
- a CDS encoding dUTP diphosphatase encodes the protein MSTPVVIPIASTRPDRVHPAPRRMTPGSAGLDLYACVDEPVEIAPKQLELIGTGYAIALPPGYEGQVRPRSGLALNHKIGVLNSPGTIDSDYRGEIKVILFNFGDLPYSVSDRERIAQLVIATVPFVVFEEVDRLDETGRGAGGYGHTGR